A single Marinobacter sp. es.042 DNA region contains:
- a CDS encoding GNAT family N-acetyltransferase: MSLFQTQAWQSAWWDTWGAEHSLELRRPWGQGISGIYSTEYKIKGLIPIKSLEFVGSSYRKIRSTRTEYNRFSVLGESADQAQKALEKTLFSLDWSEAVFNDLPLDSSDVAILKKIAIKNKWLVRTVNKDSAWAIRTEGGFENYLRGLGSNTRLRLFNRRKVLESLGEIVHENYADKCNEPTKFFEILNRFHLKRWGKPVYTRNALKFNSLFLRRIKLEGGEPQLLIMKCFDEPISALYNVKYNGCVYNLQSGFEQSFHNKLALGTLHLGYAIEQAFLNEGVQFFDFLAGSGKNENYKKRIATESMSLISLMIVRSTLLKTLYSIKGI, from the coding sequence ATGAGTCTGTTTCAGACACAGGCGTGGCAAAGTGCTTGGTGGGATACTTGGGGTGCGGAGCATAGTTTGGAATTGCGACGCCCATGGGGGCAGGGCATTTCTGGCATCTACTCTACAGAATACAAAATCAAGGGCTTGATCCCGATTAAATCTCTAGAGTTTGTAGGTAGCAGCTATCGGAAAATACGAAGCACGAGGACCGAATATAATCGTTTTTCGGTTCTTGGCGAGAGCGCAGATCAAGCCCAGAAAGCCCTTGAAAAAACGCTTTTCTCCTTGGATTGGTCTGAGGCGGTCTTCAATGATTTGCCACTGGATTCTAGCGATGTCGCGATATTAAAGAAAATTGCTATCAAAAACAAATGGTTGGTACGAACGGTAAACAAAGACTCAGCGTGGGCGATAAGAACGGAGGGAGGGTTTGAAAACTACCTGAGAGGCTTAGGGTCGAATACAAGACTGCGGCTTTTTAATCGACGTAAAGTTCTCGAGTCTCTCGGCGAGATCGTCCATGAAAATTACGCTGATAAATGCAATGAGCCAACAAAATTTTTTGAAATATTGAACCGATTCCACCTAAAGCGTTGGGGGAAACCGGTTTACACCCGTAATGCATTAAAATTCAACTCGCTTTTTTTACGCAGAATAAAGTTGGAGGGTGGGGAACCCCAGCTTTTAATTATGAAGTGCTTTGATGAACCTATCTCAGCACTTTATAACGTGAAGTATAACGGTTGCGTTTATAATCTCCAGAGCGGGTTTGAGCAGAGCTTTCATAATAAGCTTGCGCTGGGGACGTTACATCTGGGCTACGCTATCGAACAAGCATTTCTGAATGAAGGTGTTCAGTTTTTTGATTTTTTGGCCGGGTCAGGTAAGAACGAAAATTATAAAAAACGTATTGCGACTGAGTCGATGAGCCTGATTTCTTTAATGATCGTGAGAAGCACTTTACTTAAAACCCTCTACAGTATTAAAGGAATATAA
- a CDS encoding polysaccharide deacetylase family protein translates to MTFARAAINTLTSSPVCCLMQPLRKRVVPIFLLHRFTDHHRTIHGHTQEHLEAALTYLRSHGYTVVSVRQVVEAIINRTPLPPRSVAFTLDDGFCDQARMLPVFESFQAPVTLFLATDMLEKRHWSWDYKLEYIFRNTSVHSLELDLGTGLSMVNFSDPNDRRILIRNLKKIHKQIPNDQAESAVAEFSRRLEVEIPEKAPEEYEPMSWKLARSLESDFVEFGPHSKRHVILSRVTEQEAENEILGSWEAVSKNLTNPLPVFCYPSGREGIDFGAREQQIVARAGFSAALSADAGYVDLANPSNNNLFSLKRFSFPNDITYFKQYCSWLEYAKERIAVV, encoded by the coding sequence ATGACATTTGCCAGAGCAGCGATCAATACGCTGACCAGCTCTCCCGTCTGCTGTCTTATGCAGCCGCTCAGGAAGAGGGTTGTACCGATATTTTTATTGCACCGATTCACGGATCACCACCGAACCATCCATGGCCATACTCAGGAGCATCTGGAAGCAGCGCTAACCTACCTCCGTTCTCACGGGTACACGGTGGTTTCGGTACGACAAGTGGTGGAAGCAATAATTAATCGAACGCCATTACCGCCCCGCTCCGTGGCGTTTACACTTGATGATGGGTTTTGCGATCAGGCCAGGATGCTGCCGGTTTTTGAGAGCTTTCAAGCGCCTGTCACTCTGTTTTTAGCAACGGATATGCTTGAGAAGCGCCATTGGTCCTGGGATTACAAGCTCGAGTACATTTTCAGAAATACATCGGTCCACAGTTTGGAACTTGATTTGGGAACCGGCCTTTCTATGGTGAATTTTTCAGACCCCAATGACAGACGAATTCTCATCAGGAACTTGAAAAAGATTCACAAACAAATACCCAATGATCAGGCAGAGTCAGCTGTAGCTGAATTTTCCAGACGACTTGAGGTTGAGATTCCTGAAAAAGCTCCAGAGGAATATGAGCCTATGTCATGGAAGCTCGCTCGAAGTCTCGAATCAGACTTTGTCGAGTTCGGACCTCACTCGAAAAGACATGTTATTTTATCTCGAGTGACCGAACAGGAAGCAGAGAACGAAATACTTGGAAGCTGGGAAGCTGTATCGAAAAACCTCACGAATCCTCTCCCCGTTTTCTGTTATCCCAGTGGCCGTGAGGGCATCGACTTCGGGGCCAGAGAGCAGCAAATAGTTGCGAGAGCCGGTTTTAGTGCTGCCCTATCTGCCGACGCGGGATATGTGGATCTGGCCAATCCGTCAAACAACAACTTGTTTTCTTTGAAGCGATTCAGTTTTCCCAACGATATTACTTACTTTAAACAGTATTGTAGTTGGTTGGAGTACGCGAAAGAGCGCATAGCGGTGGTTTAA
- a CDS encoding XrtA system polysaccharide deacetylase: protein MFHTRSTKEVRQNALTIDVEDYFQVAALAEAVDRDDWPSMEYRVEANTERLLQLFEDRNVRATFFTLGWVAERSPELVRKIQKAGHEIASHGYSHQLVYTQSPEVFREETRKSKRILEDITGAPITGYRAASYSITAQSRWALDILCDEGFTWDSSIFPVHHDRYGMPGTPHEPYLLKAPNGRTLTEFPLSTCPIGKYRLPVAGGGYFRLFPYWLSHWGLGRINRAGQPFIFYLHPWEIDTGQPRLKVKAFSRFRHYNNLDKCMGRLERLLTDFRFGSVSDVLSEMDISTKAVAV from the coding sequence ATGTTCCATACCCGGAGTACCAAGGAAGTGAGACAAAACGCCCTGACTATTGATGTAGAGGACTATTTTCAGGTCGCCGCGCTCGCTGAAGCCGTTGATCGTGATGATTGGCCCTCCATGGAATATCGAGTTGAAGCCAATACTGAACGGTTGCTGCAGTTGTTTGAAGATCGCAACGTAAGAGCAACTTTCTTCACCCTGGGCTGGGTGGCGGAGCGCTCACCGGAGCTTGTGAGGAAGATTCAGAAAGCAGGTCACGAGATCGCCAGTCACGGTTATAGCCACCAACTGGTCTATACACAAAGCCCTGAAGTGTTTCGTGAAGAAACGCGCAAGTCCAAACGTATTCTGGAAGACATTACTGGTGCGCCTATCACGGGTTACAGGGCTGCGAGCTATTCCATTACTGCACAATCCCGCTGGGCGTTGGATATTCTGTGTGATGAAGGGTTTACCTGGGACTCTTCCATTTTTCCGGTTCATCACGATCGCTACGGCATGCCTGGCACCCCGCACGAGCCTTATCTTCTCAAAGCCCCTAACGGCCGGACCCTTACCGAGTTTCCTCTGTCTACCTGCCCCATCGGTAAGTATCGGCTGCCTGTTGCAGGCGGTGGTTATTTCCGCTTGTTCCCCTACTGGCTGAGCCACTGGGGGCTGGGCAGAATCAACAGAGCAGGGCAGCCCTTTATCTTTTACCTCCACCCCTGGGAAATTGATACAGGACAACCAAGACTGAAAGTCAAAGCATTCTCTCGCTTTCGGCATTACAACAACCTGGATAAATGTATGGGGAGGCTTGAGCGCCTGCTTACAGATTTCCGGTTTGGCTCCGTCTCTGATGTCTTGTCCGAGATGGATATTTCCACCAAAGCTGTTGCTGTCTGA
- a CDS encoding FemAB family XrtA/PEP-CTERM system-associated protein produces the protein MGTELPIANLEASKARLEELKATKGRLGRLVGEARKNGENTEELVNEVQRVAGEIKQLQKLVKKQLNQGVARKKWVPEPVSIPHAIAKQALSQPVTVEPVCAQNLDAAEAYVAGNPGASIWHRPRVSSFIEKTYGHETRFLCAWARDGSIVGVLPLVQLKSRLFGNFLVSTPYFNYGGVLADNREIADELLTKAEQWRQELQAGHVELRFCQDNTLGLPQRTDKVTFWLSLPSEAADLWDSFQPKLRAQIRRGEREMTEFAIGGEELLDEFYRVFSVNMRDLGTPVYGKDFFRNLLETLKGEAWLAVVKIQGKAVGCAFLTGYRGRMEIPWASTLRNYNHTSINMIMYWKILEFAVQQGFRVFDFGRCSEDAGTYRFKQQWGAEPVKLYWDYLLPEGKALPKLSPKNPKFRVMIAVWQRMPVWLANLIGPRIVKVLP, from the coding sequence ATGGGAACGGAGTTGCCTATTGCCAACCTGGAGGCCTCCAAGGCCAGGCTGGAAGAGCTCAAGGCGACCAAAGGCCGATTAGGCAGGCTGGTGGGTGAGGCGCGCAAAAACGGCGAGAATACCGAAGAACTGGTTAACGAAGTACAACGTGTTGCCGGGGAGATCAAACAGCTCCAAAAGCTGGTCAAAAAGCAGCTTAACCAGGGAGTGGCCCGGAAGAAGTGGGTTCCAGAGCCCGTTTCCATTCCACACGCCATCGCAAAACAGGCGCTATCCCAACCAGTAACTGTTGAACCAGTTTGCGCTCAGAACCTGGACGCTGCTGAAGCCTATGTAGCCGGGAACCCTGGTGCGTCCATCTGGCACAGACCTCGTGTTTCTTCATTTATTGAGAAGACCTACGGCCACGAAACCCGATTCCTCTGTGCTTGGGCGCGCGACGGCAGCATTGTTGGAGTTTTACCTCTCGTCCAACTGAAAAGTCGACTGTTCGGCAACTTTCTCGTTTCAACGCCCTATTTCAATTATGGCGGTGTGCTGGCAGACAATCGCGAAATTGCAGACGAGCTCCTTACAAAAGCTGAGCAATGGCGCCAAGAGTTGCAGGCCGGGCACGTTGAACTGAGGTTCTGTCAGGACAATACACTGGGCCTCCCTCAGCGCACCGATAAAGTGACTTTCTGGTTGTCATTGCCTTCCGAAGCAGCCGACTTATGGGACAGTTTCCAGCCGAAACTACGGGCTCAGATTCGCCGTGGTGAACGTGAAATGACCGAGTTTGCTATCGGCGGGGAGGAGCTACTCGACGAATTCTATCGGGTTTTTTCTGTGAACATGCGTGACCTTGGGACACCAGTGTATGGTAAAGACTTTTTTCGAAATCTGTTGGAAACCCTGAAAGGTGAAGCCTGGCTTGCAGTGGTCAAGATTCAAGGAAAAGCCGTAGGCTGCGCCTTTTTAACCGGTTATCGGGGCAGAATGGAGATCCCCTGGGCATCAACACTGCGCAACTACAATCACACCAGCATCAATATGATTATGTATTGGAAGATACTGGAGTTTGCCGTCCAGCAGGGATTCAGGGTGTTCGATTTTGGCCGTTGTAGCGAAGATGCCGGGACTTATCGTTTCAAGCAGCAATGGGGTGCAGAACCCGTCAAGCTGTATTGGGATTACCTGCTGCCAGAGGGCAAAGCCCTGCCGAAACTCAGTCCCAAAAATCCAAAATTCCGGGTAATGATTGCTGTGTGGCAACGGATGCCTGTCTGGCTGGCCAATCTCATCGGGCCGCGCATTGTGAAGGTCTTGCCCTAA
- a CDS encoding XrtA/PEP-CTERM system exopolysaccharide export protein — MSIKYSIPGLVACLAILTFGSGCAGPTVSTPEQIERALAVDTTDSVDEYVLGATDVVRVSVWRNEDLSISVPVRPDGKISVPLVGDVQASGRTPETLANDIENSLSAYIREPQVSIVVTSMGSHEFTERVRVTGAVQQPTSVPHRAGMTVLDMVLTSGGVTPFADANNSVLYRVLGDEVVAIPVRLDEILSRGDVSTNYRLRPGDILTIPERSL, encoded by the coding sequence ATGTCAATTAAATACTCAATCCCTGGATTAGTCGCGTGTCTTGCAATTCTGACGTTCGGTTCGGGTTGTGCCGGGCCAACAGTCTCGACACCCGAGCAGATAGAGCGAGCTCTGGCGGTTGATACAACGGATTCCGTTGATGAATACGTGCTAGGGGCAACAGACGTTGTTCGGGTTTCGGTCTGGCGTAACGAGGATCTAAGCATCTCTGTGCCCGTGCGGCCTGATGGCAAAATATCGGTGCCACTGGTTGGCGATGTTCAGGCATCCGGGCGTACCCCCGAAACACTTGCGAACGATATTGAGAACAGCCTGTCAGCTTACATTAGGGAACCTCAGGTCAGTATCGTCGTTACCAGCATGGGTAGTCACGAATTCACAGAGCGTGTCCGTGTTACAGGCGCTGTTCAGCAACCAACGTCGGTGCCCCATCGGGCTGGTATGACAGTACTTGATATGGTGCTCACTTCCGGTGGTGTAACCCCGTTTGCAGATGCGAATAATTCGGTGCTCTATCGGGTTCTTGGTGATGAGGTTGTCGCTATTCCTGTGCGTTTGGACGAGATCCTCTCCCGAGGGGATGTATCAACAAACTACAGGTTGAGGCCTGGAGACATTCTCACGATACCCGAGAGAAGTCTCTAA
- a CDS encoding outer membrane beta-barrel protein, whose product MALKTLRVPSILKSSLELLLMASFCLPGKRLSLLIVGFLCFDLLANSASAAPLTLSGGLINKLSDNTAQSSSNEITDIETRANLRVSHLSDPGRCSSETLADLGYGIWHEKTFDPETYTSLDFQGGCDLGRGFSWELSDNLRDVALDSGGTDTPDNTTRKNVFRTGPSYTLSFTQIDQLQLSAKYENTEFSEPEEADSERYVASAAWNHLFSQSLSAGISLSTNQAEFDTGAEIDTDVASVIFSKTWSTTRIAGSLGVSQIESDFGGSSQSSDGWVGNIELERDINPVTLFYLNASREFTDQTSDFDIRFGEFVFDLRELSEVEVTAIDTGVRRRFKDASQLEISVFANRADYIRANETEDGLGLSIGYRRPVIPLLTFNSTLRYQYETFDVDNVDQETASLDAALTYELTRDLGITGRIGHTTRTSDAPTSEYEENWILIGLDYRFF is encoded by the coding sequence ATGGCATTGAAAACGCTGCGGGTGCCTTCAATTCTGAAAAGTTCGTTGGAGCTGTTATTAATGGCTAGTTTTTGCTTGCCAGGAAAGCGCCTTTCCCTGCTCATTGTAGGATTCTTATGCTTTGATCTGCTGGCTAATTCTGCATCAGCTGCACCACTTACTCTATCAGGCGGGTTAATAAACAAACTCAGTGACAACACTGCGCAGTCATCAAGCAACGAAATAACCGATATTGAAACTCGGGCAAACCTGAGGGTATCGCACCTAAGCGATCCAGGCCGTTGCTCATCCGAGACTCTTGCAGATCTTGGCTATGGAATTTGGCATGAAAAAACCTTCGATCCGGAGACCTATACCTCCCTGGACTTCCAGGGGGGTTGCGACTTAGGGCGTGGATTTAGTTGGGAGTTATCTGACAACCTACGAGATGTTGCTCTGGACTCCGGAGGCACAGATACACCAGACAATACAACACGGAAAAACGTATTCAGAACAGGGCCTTCTTACACTCTGTCATTTACCCAGATCGACCAACTCCAGCTATCGGCCAAATACGAAAACACCGAGTTTAGCGAACCGGAAGAGGCAGATAGCGAAAGATACGTTGCATCTGCAGCTTGGAATCACCTGTTCAGCCAATCGCTTTCTGCGGGGATCTCCCTTTCAACTAATCAGGCAGAGTTTGATACCGGTGCTGAAATTGACACCGATGTGGCCAGCGTGATCTTTTCGAAAACCTGGTCGACAACACGTATTGCTGGAAGCCTTGGGGTTAGCCAAATAGAGAGTGATTTCGGAGGGAGTAGCCAATCCAGCGACGGATGGGTAGGTAACATTGAGCTGGAGCGTGACATTAATCCAGTTACCCTCTTTTATTTGAACGCAAGTCGAGAGTTTACAGACCAAACCTCTGATTTCGATATTCGATTTGGTGAATTTGTTTTTGACCTGCGAGAACTCAGCGAAGTCGAAGTAACGGCCATTGATACTGGTGTAAGAAGACGGTTCAAGGACGCATCGCAACTTGAAATAAGCGTATTTGCCAATCGTGCTGATTACATTAGAGCAAACGAAACTGAAGATGGACTCGGTCTTTCAATCGGTTATCGCCGTCCGGTCATCCCATTGTTGACCTTTAATTCAACACTCAGATACCAATACGAAACGTTTGACGTGGACAACGTTGATCAGGAAACCGCGAGCCTGGACGCTGCGCTGACTTATGAACTAACTCGGGATCTCGGTATCACGGGCAGGATTGGCCATACCACCAGAACAAGTGATGCACCTACAAGCGAATATGAAGAGAACTGGATATTGATAGGACTGGATTACCGTTTCTTCTGA
- a CDS encoding polysaccharide biosynthesis protein — protein MTDSKADNDRNGKTDSGVLSDFEKWKSEKLGKEGDTASKSGSQTESSQSEMVTRGEGRITEWDDSRMLVPSSLELGAGSVDRYVISKQIARMQEPRRLTSDDLEERRIVYPESPNRKLVNHFRNLRTKLLEKSGGNNFTLVVSGACEGAGSSFVAMNLAAAFAFDEAKTALIIDCNLREPALHSMLDIMPDSGLTDFLDDANYDIGRILYPTGIPRLRLIPAGSRRETPSEFFTSFRMKQFLQAVRRRYPDRFVVLDTAPITESPDARILTELCDFAMLVIPHAGMTADGIENAAGAFNSEKFVGAVING, from the coding sequence ATGACTGATTCCAAAGCAGATAATGACAGAAATGGGAAAACAGATAGCGGCGTACTTTCAGATTTTGAAAAGTGGAAATCAGAAAAGCTGGGCAAAGAAGGTGATACCGCTTCTAAGTCAGGTTCGCAAACAGAAAGTAGCCAGTCAGAAATGGTTACCCGCGGCGAGGGCCGGATTACGGAGTGGGATGATTCAAGAATGCTTGTGCCAAGTTCTCTTGAGCTCGGAGCAGGAAGCGTAGATAGGTATGTCATCAGCAAGCAGATAGCTCGAATGCAAGAGCCTCGTCGCCTGACATCAGATGACCTTGAAGAGAGAAGAATAGTTTATCCGGAATCTCCGAACCGCAAACTCGTCAATCATTTTCGAAACCTCCGCACCAAGCTGCTTGAAAAATCCGGAGGCAACAATTTTACTTTGGTAGTTAGTGGAGCCTGCGAGGGCGCAGGCTCGTCCTTTGTTGCAATGAACTTGGCCGCCGCATTTGCATTCGATGAGGCCAAAACTGCATTGATCATAGATTGCAACCTCCGGGAGCCGGCGCTGCATTCCATGCTGGATATAATGCCTGACTCTGGCCTAACAGACTTTCTTGACGATGCGAATTACGACATTGGACGCATTCTTTATCCCACTGGAATACCTAGGCTAAGGCTGATACCGGCCGGCAGCCGGAGAGAAACGCCTAGCGAATTTTTCACATCGTTTCGCATGAAACAGTTTCTTCAAGCTGTTCGTCGCCGGTATCCGGATCGCTTTGTCGTTTTAGATACTGCACCAATAACTGAGTCCCCGGATGCGAGGATACTAACCGAACTCTGCGATTTTGCCATGCTCGTGATTCCTCATGCAGGAATGACCGCAGATGGCATTGAAAACGCTGCGGGTGCCTTCAATTCTGAAAAGTTCGTTGGAGCTGTTATTAATGGCTAG
- a CDS encoding TIGR03013 family XrtA/PEP-CTERM system glycosyltransferase, producing MAHVRLFRHYIHVPFVILGLIDLIVLVSSFSLAAFFRHFGEVSFFLESYLFLLPSALVFGLVNLLIMISLGVHQSRLDEGMSGMMLRTIFALIIGVPASAFIYILSNDWLWYLGFTDLLTSASVFGFFLLGVCRWMFFALAGKDAFKRKVLVLGAGHRARQIHEDLTTPFNRKGFILQGFVPLPGEPVEIPEEHLLRLPASLHQYVLKNPVQEIVVAVDDRRKGLPMEDLLECKMEGVRIVDGATFYERESRKVALEMVTRGWLVFSDGFNLSSVSGFGKRSLDILASSVLLVAGLPLMLLTVIAIKIEDGLKAPVLYSQERVGLNGKGFKVYKFRSMITDAEKHGAVWASQNDARVTKVGEIIRKIRVDELPQIFNVLNGTMAFVGPRPERPVFVKQLSEKIPFYDERHRVKPGLTGWAQLCFAYADNEEDTREKLRYDLYYIKNQSMLLDLLIIIQTVEVVLFKKGSR from the coding sequence GTGGCCCACGTCAGATTGTTCAGGCACTACATCCATGTTCCCTTTGTTATTCTGGGCCTCATCGACCTAATTGTACTGGTCTCAAGCTTCTCTCTGGCTGCTTTTTTTCGCCACTTTGGTGAAGTCTCGTTCTTTCTAGAGAGCTACCTCTTTCTCCTGCCCTCGGCGCTTGTTTTCGGGCTGGTAAACCTTTTGATCATGATCTCGCTGGGCGTGCATCAATCCCGTTTGGATGAGGGCATGTCCGGAATGATGCTGAGGACTATTTTCGCCCTCATCATCGGCGTTCCCGCCTCTGCATTTATTTACATTCTATCGAACGACTGGCTCTGGTATTTGGGCTTCACAGATTTACTGACTTCTGCTTCTGTCTTCGGTTTCTTTCTTCTGGGCGTTTGCCGCTGGATGTTTTTTGCTCTGGCGGGGAAGGACGCATTTAAAAGAAAAGTACTCGTGCTCGGTGCTGGACACAGGGCTCGGCAGATTCACGAAGACCTGACAACTCCCTTTAACCGGAAAGGTTTTATTCTCCAGGGGTTTGTCCCGCTGCCAGGCGAGCCTGTTGAGATTCCTGAAGAACATCTGCTGCGCTTGCCCGCTTCCCTGCATCAATACGTATTGAAGAATCCCGTTCAGGAGATAGTTGTTGCCGTTGATGACAGGCGCAAAGGTCTTCCAATGGAAGATCTCCTGGAGTGCAAAATGGAAGGGGTCCGAATAGTGGACGGCGCTACTTTCTATGAGAGAGAGTCGAGAAAAGTGGCTTTGGAAATGGTGACACGGGGATGGCTGGTATTTTCTGACGGCTTCAATCTTTCGTCGGTGTCCGGATTTGGCAAACGGTCTTTAGATATCCTGGCTTCTTCCGTGCTGTTAGTTGCGGGCTTGCCGCTGATGCTGCTAACGGTTATTGCTATCAAGATTGAGGACGGCCTCAAAGCCCCCGTCTTATATAGCCAGGAACGTGTGGGGTTGAATGGAAAGGGCTTTAAAGTTTACAAGTTCCGCTCAATGATTACCGATGCTGAAAAGCATGGAGCTGTCTGGGCCAGCCAGAATGATGCAAGGGTAACCAAAGTTGGTGAAATCATTCGTAAAATACGCGTTGATGAGTTGCCGCAGATATTCAATGTATTGAATGGCACCATGGCCTTTGTCGGGCCCCGCCCCGAACGCCCTGTTTTTGTTAAGCAACTTTCGGAGAAAATTCCTTTCTATGACGAGCGCCACAGGGTGAAGCCTGGTTTAACGGGCTGGGCCCAGTTGTGTTTCGCCTACGCCGACAATGAGGAAGACACCCGAGAGAAGCTTCGTTACGACCTTTATTACATCAAGAATCAAAGTATGTTGCTCGATTTGTTGATTATAATTCAGACAGTGGAAGTGGTATTGTTCAAGAAGGGATCCAGATAG
- a CDS encoding XrtA system polysaccharide chain length determinant has product MALPINQLPKEIIREVRAHKWLAFLMFSLVSFGVLAAGFLWPYKYQSEVIIFIDDRNIIQPLMDGRAVATEVSEEISAARELLASRFVLEGIALDPDVFEDEGKTVAPEALEERIEGLRKSMKVGQRGDNYFSIGYSSSSPLKTFRIAQKLGQAFIEENARRKRDESRSAYDFIDKQVKNYEAQIAEVESKLKQFLSENVDGTEADANSRLSNLQSRLELAQLDKEELETRANSLQRELSAISPTIRQGLTVDAYKQRIDSMKEQLDSLRLRYHDTYPDIVILREQIQELEKQRAQSQEDQEPTNGSSGAESAPNPVYQDVRSELVKTNTDAQTVETRIRSIERLIVEQKRRMERIQENKAQYSELTRDMEVNKEIYNDLLQRREKARVSMRLDIEGQGLSYKINEAAQFPTSPTGPNFSMFAISGLFLGAVAPFGALAGLLQIDPRIRSREQLEDILDIPILEHLPDVRTPFEKRRDRRVTRAVIVMAILVAAAYVAVALAAIFGVI; this is encoded by the coding sequence ATGGCTCTTCCTATAAACCAGTTGCCGAAAGAAATCATCAGAGAGGTGCGCGCTCACAAATGGCTGGCCTTTCTCATGTTTTCGTTAGTCAGTTTTGGCGTTTTGGCAGCCGGCTTTTTATGGCCTTATAAATACCAATCCGAAGTTATTATATTTATTGATGATAGAAACATCATCCAGCCATTGATGGACGGTCGAGCAGTAGCGACGGAGGTCAGTGAGGAGATCTCAGCTGCACGAGAGTTGCTTGCATCTCGATTTGTTTTAGAGGGTATCGCTCTAGATCCGGATGTTTTCGAGGATGAGGGCAAGACTGTTGCGCCGGAGGCTTTGGAAGAAAGGATCGAGGGGTTGAGGAAAAGCATGAAAGTTGGCCAGAGAGGCGACAATTACTTCAGTATCGGCTACTCATCTTCCTCACCACTAAAAACTTTCAGGATAGCGCAAAAGTTGGGTCAGGCATTTATTGAGGAGAATGCCAGGCGTAAACGAGATGAAAGCCGGTCAGCTTATGACTTCATTGATAAACAAGTTAAAAATTACGAAGCGCAAATAGCCGAGGTCGAATCAAAGTTGAAACAGTTCCTGTCCGAAAATGTGGACGGAACTGAAGCTGACGCTAACTCTCGTCTATCGAATCTACAAAGTAGGCTTGAGTTGGCTCAACTGGACAAGGAGGAATTGGAGACTCGGGCGAATTCGCTACAAAGAGAGCTAAGTGCAATCAGCCCGACGATAAGGCAAGGTCTTACAGTAGATGCTTACAAGCAACGTATTGACTCAATGAAAGAGCAGTTGGATTCGCTCAGACTTCGGTACCATGATACGTATCCCGATATTGTGATCCTCCGCGAACAGATTCAGGAGTTGGAAAAACAGCGTGCACAGTCGCAGGAAGACCAAGAGCCGACGAATGGCTCCTCCGGAGCAGAGAGTGCCCCAAATCCGGTATACCAAGATGTCCGGTCTGAACTGGTCAAGACGAACACGGATGCTCAAACGGTGGAGACAAGGATTCGATCTATTGAGCGTCTTATCGTGGAGCAAAAACGTCGTATGGAGCGCATTCAGGAGAATAAGGCGCAATATTCAGAGCTTACACGGGACATGGAAGTAAATAAGGAAATTTATAATGATCTTCTTCAGCGCCGGGAAAAAGCACGGGTGTCAATGCGACTGGACATTGAAGGTCAGGGGCTGAGTTATAAAATTAATGAGGCCGCGCAATTTCCAACAAGTCCCACGGGGCCGAATTTCTCAATGTTTGCAATTTCCGGGCTGTTTCTCGGTGCCGTTGCACCTTTTGGTGCATTGGCCGGCTTGTTACAGATTGATCCTCGCATTCGTTCCCGCGAGCAACTAGAAGATATACTGGATATTCCTATTCTGGAGCATTTGCCAGATGTTCGGACACCGTTTGAAAAACGCCGTGACAGAAGAGTCACTAGAGCGGTTATTGTAATGGCAATCCTTGTAGCAGCTGCCTATGTAGCCGTCGCCCTCGCTGCAATATTTGGAGTTATCTAA